The window ATGATGTCATAAGTCAGCAAAGTTTTGAGGCAACCAAAAATAGCTAATTGTCTGTTTTGAATATGTAATGAGACTAAGTAAAAAATGACCGGAGGTCAATGAAGAAAAATGcgatttttctcaatttttgttcatttttttgaagaatgatatagcttttctgaaagtatacatgtctAGGGTGACAATTAGGGGAAAAAtagaagttgatttttttagtattttgaatAACATTAGCCCTGATGGTGCCCTTAAAGaagattccgatgaacaatttatttttactttctGGCCTAACTTCTTGATATATTGCATACCAGTACAATCAGTATTGAATACAAGTGCAGATTTGAATTGTCTTCATTCGTCAACAATGGTCATCTACCATGGGCCTTTTGACAATTAGTATGACAGCTATCACAACAATGACAATGGTCATCTACCAAGGGCTTTTAAACAACTAGTCTGGCAGGTATTACACTATACCTTAGGGAGTTAACTAagtaaataatttaaatataacaaaaatctAGAGTAAAAGGCTAAAAATTTAGTATCCCATTAAGCGGCAACAGGGTATATAAGGAGGATTACAGCTTTTGTTCTCATTTCTTACTTGGCACTCGAAGGGGTCACTTCACGTACACAACTCCAGAAAAATAGCAATAACTTGGTCAGATTGACTatgaatatatttgaaataGATTCCTGTGGTTTATTCACCttacacaaaacaaatcaagatgtttttcCACCAAATTTACCACTCTGTATGATCCAAAGGCATGCTGGATTTGACTTTTAGTGTGCACAGTTTACTGTCAATCACTCTGCTGCGCAAATGTTAGTGTAACTGTTTATTTAGTCTGGCTGTCTTGCTAGTTAATCTGTTAATTAGACGGTAAATAAACATTTTGTATAACTCATTGTTTTATATCTGTTGGGGAAAGCCTGACAAAGATATTTCCCTAAAAATTTCTTATTTTAGTTGAAGTATTTTTTATCTTTGGTTAAAACGACCATTTCAGCTATGTCACTGGTAAGCAAATGATTTTTGGTAAGGTATATCGGAGCCTTGGCTGCACATTGTGACATTTCACAACGTGTATGTTGAATTGAGGAGGTGGCGAAGCCATAGCAATCGAGACTGTGTGGCATCACCTCTATGTGAACCATGCTACAATGTACTTTCTTCAAAACGTGGGACCTGTTacaaaagtcatgaaaatttcatgtgCTTGAATGAATTTGAACTCCTTTGCTCCACAAAACATGACTGATGAACACAAAAAACCCTACGGAGAAAACTTGATAGAAGCATACTACAACTGCAAGGCCACATGTAGCCAGTTATCATTGCTCCATTCTATCTGGGCATTCCTTCAGCTTAGAGGAGCACAGTGTGGGGAATCATGAAACCATGAATGACTTTGAATTAATTGCCGAGATTTGGCAACAAACATAACTTATGGGATTAATGATTCCGGTGTGAAGATAAGCACCAGGAGTTGGTAAATACTGGGTGGAGTGCAATCTCTGGGATTGACCATTGTGGCTTTAACTAAGTCTGATCACCTGTGAATAGTCAAGGTACAAGGTGAAATTCTGGTGTCTGAAAAAGTGTTCGCAAAATCAGTTTTAATCCATGAGAATCGGCAAGGTGACGTTTTataagaatttcctgaagtgaTTTTTGAAGTACAAAGATTTAGATGTACACAGCACTCATATGATGCTTTGGGCACAGCTTAACTATGCATAATTATTTTCACATCATCTTCAgtactttgaataaaaaaattcaaagaaaaaagaaacaactCATACAAAAAAGGCATGATTAAATTGCCATTaaatgtaattatttttattgtcaAACACAACTTTTTTGCATCTGATTGGCTGTTGTCATAACTGTTAACAAATAACAGAATTCAAATGATCAGATTTTTAGTCCAAAATATTGGAAATACTTTCTTCAGTTTTgttccaaaaatgaaaaaagattcAAAGAAATACAGAAACAGTGCAGAAATCACTTGGAAAGCAGATATTGcctgtcatgaaatttttacaCTAGTGaaacatattgtaacattttgacattacattgtcatttttgtttcatttgagaAGAAATCTTCTGCTTACATAAAAACTTCAATCatgtcacatacatgtacttgctcAATTAAAgccacagtagctgtaacttatgaGAATGTTTTCACttatttttgttaaactttgtGACCTATTCATATGAGTAGCCATACTGAATCATGGAAAATCGCCTACTAATTCCCCATTTTCGAGACAGGAATTTTCCCTGGTTTACCGCTAGAGGGCGTATTAAGTTACCCAGATGTGGTGGGGTTAAATGAACCATCGCACCATTAGTCTCCGTTACCCAGACTCCTCTCGGGTGCTTCTCTGCGGTAGCAAAGCTGAAATATCCCTGGAGATTCTGGTAAGCTAGACTTATGGTGCGATGGTACATTTAACCCCACCACATCCGGGTAATACGCCCTCTAGCGGTACACCAGTGAGATTCCTATCTCGAAAATCAGGAATTGAAAGAGTTTAACTTCTAAGGGATCAATGCATCTGTCTTCACTGTGTCCCAGGGGCGGTAAGGACAGAACCTGCAAAAGCATGGAAAAGTAGATGCATGGAGTTAAGGATGATTTTCTGTATTTCGAAATACTGTGTAAGGCACCTATAtgattttgtctgttttttcagtatttttgttctgtgtatgaaCACTCCAGATTCTGCTGTACTCCTACAGCATGATAAAGTGCACACTCTTGAGAATTTCAATGTATCCGCAACTATCACTGTTACCGTTGCCAAAAGAATTCAAGTTGAGACTAGAATTTAATTATCAATAATGATGGATTGCTCACTTAACGTACGCATAACATCAGTGTGAAGAAGCACAATACCTGGCACTTTATCATGCTCTAGGAAGTCATCacacaagaaactgcagttgctACTAAGGAAAAAAACTAAGCTGAAAATATAACCCGAAGTTACAGATAGTATCGAGGTTTTACTACGGATTCTGTTTACACTAGTCTGCATGATCACATGTGTAAGTATTGATGATTGACAACAACTGAAAGCAGTCAGTCGAGATCTAGATCAAACTTCTCTCAAATTAACTCAAAATGTCATGTAGcctgtaaatttcatgaaactgctCCATAACCATGCTTGGAATTTCAgcagtaaaatatcaaataaaaatggAATCAGCATGCATCTTTGTCATGAAAGGCtgaaaaaaattagattttgatttaaaaatcaGCAAAGTCACAGGTATTGTACAAATCACTTTGATTACTGGATTTGTCCAGCTTTGAAATTCAGGTCAACTGCTATGTATTAATGTCACATCTGTTGctcttaaggtgaagtactacgaattacgtcaaaattaagttgtggtgtcattttctcgaaactttgcaaaaatattcttggaagttgtgcaagtgcaaaaatgaaataaaaaatgggggtcaccacgcttgtttccatggaaacggacgttaaatgGCTTCGttagaaatgaataaaaatgatataattcacttaaactaaagaaagcaatcataaaacgcttagcaaatgagttaattttaataaataccaagacttaagatccatatctatcgaatgtatagttttcatgatgtttgtgaagaaattttaacataaatatcgattacaaaatgacgatatcgaaattatatcactacataattttcgaactttcttcctgtcgctttgaatggtgtcattttgaccaaacttggcgaataaactcctgacataataccatttagtttacacttttaataacagggtgtcaccacgctactttttacaatatctccaggtgaatgggtaatttgcgccatataatgggagaaaaatgttaatttttcgctcatattgaataaaaaccagcttcctagggggtcaaaatatgacaaggttataggtcacatgtatttctaagacactggatcaaaaaattaagtaaaagcgcaatttcaacaatgacaggtgatgtgaAACACATGCggtacaaaataacccatttgcggcaggctggagttaaatctgcgcagaaacgttctaaagcgtgtgtgcgcgtccgaattcgtcgccctttaccttaaagaGACAGATTAATACagtataaattttactataggTTATTACTTTACACCTAGTGTTATTAGGTTTGTTAGTTGTATAATGATTAAGAATAACAACTGCACTTGATAAACTGCATTTTTCAACCAATATGACTTTTCTTGTATTGTtatcaaacaaacatttcatgaaagttgtcaaaaaattgtaataaaagtattaaatatattacatttgTCTTGTATTGTTTGTCTTTTCCCTGACAGAATTCCTATTGATCAGATATcatatcaattttcttttctgttaaTGTAAAAATGGAAAAGAAGGGAAACAAAAGCATGTAGTGAAACTTATAAGTGCAAATGAGTGTTTTAGTACTTACTATCATCCTTAAGAATTTCTTCTTCAACATGACAAATGTCATCCAGAACCGAAGTCAAAAACTTCATCATAGGAATGGCAAAGCCATGAGTGGCAAGATCAAGTGAATCAGCATGGTGCTCAATAAGACCTGTCAGTTGATGTAGAGTTGTTCTGCACATCAAAAAATATATTATCAGTAATTTAATAATTATGTTgaaaataacatcaaattttattgaaaatgcagttctcacattgaaattttaatacacCAATGTATGAATGATCTTAACAGCCAACAAGCATTTTAATAGCCTGTTACAATAGCATACATCCACCAATCTATTCAAGTACCCAGTTACTACAGGTGCAGCTAAAATGTGtggacattttgacaaaacctCAATGCAGGGCTTATAGTAGTGGCTGTACAGTAGTGGCAAATCTCATATTAATGCTGCAGGTATTTCTATTAAAGTTCATGCACTGAGATGCCTTCAGGCCATGGTCATGTAAGTAAAACTGTTCATTCAAAAATAGTGAGGTGAAGTGAACCAttttacctcgtagcatcaatTTCACCATGTCTCCTTGCATTATTAACAGCTGTTCTACTATGCTCCTCTGCAATTCTTCTTACTGGCATAAGTTTAACAAAGAGTTCCTTTGTATCGCCAATCATCTTGGAAATATCACCTAAAACAAAAATGGGCAATAAATTAATGCACGAGGGTATTATGATAGAAAATAACCCTTTGAAGGAAGAATGCGAAAAAAATGCCTGGATTcacaagggaaaaaaaaataatatccaCTGGAACATATGGAAAAAATTTaatgccccccccccacccccaaatatcaaatggtccacccctaccGGTATTTTCTTGGTACTGTCAACTATAGACAATATGTCATGACAAGATGGCAGACTTCAAGCttctatttttgttcaaaaatgtgaaaatcagggaaatgtgtatatttatatatcatcTGAGCAATATCAGTTACGGAGTTCATTATCTAAGATGATTGGTGCAAATTACCTACAAATTAATCAATTCATTCAGAAAGGAGTAAATTTgacttaaatatgcaaatactatTATGCAAATGCTATTACTTCAAAGAACCTATCTCTTTTTTTGAGACCACTTAAGACATAGAAACACTAACAGACATGCATGTATCATAATTTTAGTCCCATATACAACTACTGAAAGTCCCATGACCAAAAAAGGGAAAGTAGCACTTATGATCCCACCTTCAGCAAGTTTTGTAAACACACTTTGGATGTTGCTTCGTTGGTTGCACtgaatatcattttcttttaaaaacttttccaGTTCATTTTTTCGATCTTTACCAAGACGAAGGATGCCCAAAACCGACAGAGAAGACAGACATTCAGGCTGACTACATCTTCTTTTGATTTCCTCAGCTGTAATGGTGTTCCTGGTACTTTTGGACCGAGTTGTGTTGACGTCCAACAAGGAAGGTACTTGGACTAAGTTCTGCTGAAAAGTTGAACAGGTGCGTTTGCTTCTCTCCCTGGGAACGGCattttcattctttctcttttcatttgttttaGGTCTGCACACATTTTCATTACcagttttattttctctttcttcATCATCCTTCGATGTTTTGTCTGATGTAAGAGTATATAATGCGAGATTATTTGGCCTATTACCTATAACGGTGAAGTACTGTCAAAGATCCTATGGAAAAGAATGTAACTTTTACGAATACCAAATAAAATAACTAATTCTTTTATCTCCCTAACTAAATTAAACTTTTCCTATCTCTAGACACAGAAAACTCATCAGTCTGATAATAAGGAAGGGATTTTGTTACCTACACTTTTAATGCTTTTGTTCTTTACACAGCAGTGGGAATAAAAGTTGTACATGCATATTATGACACAAGGAAACTGTACTACATGTGTGAAAATAATCTAGGAGTATACTTACTGTCATTAACAGCAGTGACTGTACAAATCTGACATTGTCCTTCAGCTAAACTGTGGCACTTGCTGTGAAATTTACGTTCACAATGCTGACAGAACATCTGTAGCACAACATAAAAATAACGGTTAGTGTCAGACAATACTTTAATATGTTTCATAAAGTGTCTCACCACAACTCAATGACATTTACAAATGCTCTTACCTTTGGTGAACCATTTCCACACTTGCTGCATTGTTCCTTGCAGATATCTACCGGTATAGTACAACAGAAATATGATTAGTATATGTGATATAGTGGCATAACCTTTACCATGCATATACAGGCATGTATTCACTTTGTTGTATGCACTTTTATATCAAACTAATTAAAGGGACAACgtctttcttttttatcttcttttcatgaattttgtttgatatcagAGCTGTTCCTATTGTTTGACCATTTGAAACATACTGAGATACCAGTGAACAGTACATGGTTTCTACTCTGTTAAGAGACAAACAAGATCTAAACATTGACTGTTGAATAAAAGGTCTCTaccacttattcagttgtgaaTGAATTTTTCATCAATGTGGTACACTGGTATCCAGTGTTAAATAATGTTTAGACTACATGGGGCTTGTTATGAGATTTCAGAGTGTGGATTTCTTTCATGTAGATAAGATAATAGCTGTAATGTACACTGCCCTGGCAATTTTATTTGTCAAAGGAAACAGATTTTGGATGGAGAAGTTCATTTTATCAAGATGTCGCACTCAAAATCACCACTTTTTATACAGCAAAGGTGTAATTTCTGACAGTTTTTAGGTTCTGCTCTGCCTTTATTCTGCACATTGAGTGATTTTATGCTAGTATTCCCTATATTCTTGATATAAAAAATGTCCGAAACAGTAGCCAGGAATCTATCCTTATAGTGTAGCTTGATAGAGCTGAACGAAGGATAGATTCTAGGCTACCAAAACAGAGATTGTCCCTTTAATTGTCAAGCCTTTAGACATTGTCAAACCCACTTGTCCATGGCATAACTTCAAGAAATTAGTGGGAAATATCACTGGGTAACTCTGTGCATGTATACCTATACCGGTAAACATTATAATATAATCCAATTATGATTCTAatctaaaaataaacaaacaaacaaacaaacaaacaaacaaacaaaaaacaaaacaaataaaatgcatTTGAATAAGACTTTACCATCTAGAAAATAACTGGTATGGTGCATATTCTAAAAACATTACCTTCATAGTTGAGTAATATATTATTGATTTGTTGTCAGGTCTATTGAGTGATATTGTATAAATTATTggtttttacaaaagatttcaGTGTGTCATATCTAGGTTTTCTGTTTGTGTCTCACACGTTGAAAATGCAGCCGAAATACTACCAAATGTATGTACACTTCTATGGCAATAATGTATGTTTGTCACAAAAAAGGATGTCTGGAAGGAGTAGGTCATTTGTCTACAGATGTCACACAAAAATACCTCTTTTCATTCAGCAAAGGGGTATTTCTAGCACTTGTGAAGTATTCTTTGAATTAAAAATCAAGAGACAGAAACTTTGTCCCTTGTAATGTAAAAggattttttttatgaaaattatatATGCTATTGTATAATCCGGTATATAGTAAGCACAGCTACATGTGACCCTTACCAAATAAATACTTCTATCAGAGATGCATATTATAACAATAAACAATCAGCTAGTAATTGTGAATAAACTATGATAAATAATGTTTCAAAACATGGAGGTTTCATTACAATGTCAGGATTATCACCTACCAACAGCGGCTACTAACTTTGCAGCTATGGCCAGACGCAAGTCATTTACATTATTGGCGTCTAAACTAAAGCTacatgtacttttatttttctccaaagcAAAGGTGTCAGCAAACTGAAGGTGGAATTCAAATAGCAATAAATATATCACAAAATTAGATTGCCATATTTGTATTTAAATAATGCTCAAATGCTCAAAAATTCTCAAACACAAAATCATCGAACCATGTCTGAAGAATGTAGTGAACAAAATTGCTAAAAAGTAGCTGTATACACACACCTGATTCAACTAACTTTTTTATTGCACCAGTTTTCTCATACCTTTAGACCATACGATAATCTCATGATTTCTAAGTTACTTTTTATAGGCAGGTTCTTTCACTATATGCAAAAAGTGAACCATCTATAcatctatttatttttcaagCTATTCATCTCCATTAGCCATCATAGCAACTGACATGAGCCTTCTAAAATTATGATTCACACAACCCATTAATATATCAATCATTTGCAACATAGCCCTAAAGTCCTTACAGGTTAGAATAAGCTGTCAGAACTTTTCATGTCGAGTTATGCCTTATATATTGCTTGTAATGAATTTTCCAGAGAATACATTTTATTCTGGGAGAGAAAGGTGTTTACTGTTGGTCAAACATACAATGGCTCACCTTTACAGCATAAACTCCACAAGACGTACTGTCTTGCTGGAAATCATTGTTGACAGTTGCGACCTTCCATTCCTTTGTAATGCCAAGGTTGGACAGAAAGTTACTATAAAAAGAACAGAAAATATGGTCATTCATAAAGGAAGTGTCAAGACAAGATAAATGCCCACCCCCCCCACTCCCACAAAAAAGGTGAAATTTCCCCATTATTCCCATGGAATAGCCAATGATACTTACCTCCAATTTTCCATCTCCTGTTTTGAATCTCTTATTTTCATCGAATCTATGTGGTAAAATATACCAGCCACCATATCAGCACACTGCGTCATAAAAGAATATTATGTTTTATTTGGACTATTCAGTGACAGCaataatgaaaatacttcatTGATAGCATATACTGAAAATTtcattaccatggtaacattaTCTAGAGGGAACGCCAAAGATTAAAAGAAAACACTAGAAGTTTAATAGGTGtattatattttcttttttgtcaaGGCTTTTCGATAAGTTTATTCCAATTATGGCTTTCATGTTGTTGGATTTAATCTTCCAGGCTCTGTCATGGTTCACCACTAAGTACATGTTAAGCAAAACCTTTGTATGATGAGAGAGTTAAAGCTGAAAATGGATTAGACATGGAAGATTAATAAAACATGTTTTGGCTTacaactttatttttttttaaacttcagtgtgaaactttctgaaattaagaaaaaaacCACCTAAAATAAGTTGTGGACTGTTTACCCCAACAACAGATATCTGCATTGTCTGTTCCTAAATATGTGTTTAGAAGGCTTCCCCTTGTTTTAATTCCATGGATTGAATGAATTCTGCTTTATGTAAAATAAgagttgaaaatgtaaatttatcaaaaaaaacATGCTAAAACAATCTCTTACCATTACAGACCAATGACCAGGTTCATAAATTACAGAAATGATGTTATCAGCACCCAAGAATCTTTCCTAGGATACAAAATGGAGCACCATAATGGATTTCATTCAGCTAGCATGCATACATGAACATTCATATGCataaattccaaaattatgaaaccaCCTTGGACAAAGCATATCTTCTTTAAAAAAAAGTCTGCAATCAGTTACAAAGTCATCTTTTATCTAAGATCTTGACAGCATAAGTtgtatgaaatgaaatgtttcaatgaaaatgtaGTCTTAGAACAtgaaacaaaacgaaaataaaaaaaaacactgtaaCTTGATTACTCTCAAGAAAGAATTATTCTAGACAATTAAGATTTACCTTCCACTGTTGTTTCCTTTTGATATCTTTCTTCCCCCTGGTTAGAATATCAGTGCCAAGATGATGTGGCAGTACCAGTGTCTTCTGTTGAAAAGTAGataaaaaacaagtgaatttgcagtcaattattttttatgtattttagtTAGATTATTGGCACAATTGGGTAAGAATAGCAATAAGGTTATTTTAGGCTAATTATAACAGTGATTGTAAATGTATCAATAACGTGCTGcttgaatatgatcaatatcatGACACACAAATTAGAGCAGTTATTTGGACATTTTATTTACATAGTTTGGTAGTGTCAGTACCATATGTTTCAAGTTCAAAGTATGATGGAATACTCGCTACCTTAGATACATTCCTAAATCAGGCTAGGGAGTCAGTTCACCTTATAACAGGGGCATTATGGGAACAAATTAAGTCGGCAAGTTAgcacagcaagagtttgaggAAAAGTGATATTCCTAGTACTTCGTGACCTGTGCTATAGCATAAGgacattattttgtttgtagGGTGCACAATAGTCTCAAGAATTtaacttttatttcttttttcttctggTGCAAACATCTCAGTACAACTCTAGCTACATAGTTCCATATGTTAaactccgccatcttgaaatttttGTGGACCGTCTTAGATTTTTACCACTCACCTAGGTAGCAAAACCTATTTAAAGTAGCGAGAATTGTGCAAACGagtattatgccattatttgatTCATCATTTATCATGCAAATCAAAATATCTAGACTGGGTTCAGCTTTGTGTTCATAAAGTGTTCCACCGGTAACCCCGGTTGCCACCACGTCATGATTTACATGATAGGAGAATGATATTGACAACACAGTAAGTGAACACTGAGATTTACAAATCAATGGATATGGGTATTTACCAATATACAGGCTGGGATATGCAAATACTAAAAAAAGGGGGCTTATCAGGATGAATATCAtgacatatttgtccaaatgaGCTACTCTGCTCCTGCCAAAGAGTTAATTGTGAAACATTGGctcaaaaaattgataaaaacaaCCCTGTACTAAATGCTTACCGAATATTCACCATTttcctgtaaaaataaataggCATCCATGGCCTGAAAGAATGGAGAATGT is drawn from Ptychodera flava strain L36383 unplaced genomic scaffold, AS_Pfla_20210202 Scaffold_158__1_contigs__length_75536_pilon, whole genome shotgun sequence and contains these coding sequences:
- the LOC139126908 gene encoding uncharacterized protein, whose amino-acid sequence is MIGDTKELFVKLMPVRRIAEEHSRTAVNNARRHGEIDATRTTLHQLTGLIEHHADSLDLATHGFAIPMMKFLTSVLDDICHVEEEILKDDSSVLTAPGTQ
- the LOC139126907 gene encoding uncharacterized protein yields the protein MDAYLFLQENGEYSKTLVLPHHLGTDILTRGKKDIKRKQQWKERFLGADNIISVIYEPGHWSVMCADMVAGIFYHIDSMKIRDSKQEMENWSNFLSNLGITKEWKVATVNNDFQQDSTSCGVYAVKISARNNAASVEMVHQRCSVSIVNVNFTASATV